In Turicibacter sanguinis, a genomic segment contains:
- the hdhA gene encoding 7alpha-hydroxysteroid dehydrogenase, which yields MRKLENAIALVTSSTRGIGLACAKKLASEGAIVYMGVRRLEVTQEICDEVAKEGLKMKPVFFDAYNIDSYETMVEEVIREQGKIDILVNNFGTGRPEVDLDLVSGDEKAFFDILEANIGSVYRISKLVIPHMIKQGKGSIVNISSIGGTVPDISRIGYGVSKAGVNNITQQIAMQYARYNIRCNAVLPGLTATDAALDNMPEQFIKSFLSHVPLNRMGTPEDMANAVLFFASDDSSYVTGDIMEVSGGYHLGTPQYADFVGRKVVEEK from the coding sequence ATGCGAAAATTAGAGAATGCAATAGCTCTTGTCACGTCTTCAACAAGAGGTATTGGGTTAGCGTGTGCTAAAAAATTAGCGAGTGAGGGTGCCATTGTTTATATGGGAGTTCGTCGTTTAGAGGTCACTCAAGAAATTTGTGATGAAGTGGCTAAAGAGGGTTTGAAAATGAAGCCTGTCTTTTTTGACGCCTACAACATTGATTCTTATGAAACGATGGTAGAAGAAGTGATTAGGGAACAAGGTAAGATTGATATTTTAGTTAATAATTTTGGAACTGGAAGACCGGAAGTAGATTTAGATTTAGTTAGTGGAGATGAGAAAGCTTTTTTTGATATTTTAGAAGCGAATATCGGATCAGTTTATCGTATCTCTAAACTGGTGATTCCTCATATGATTAAACAAGGAAAAGGAAGCATTGTTAATATTTCATCGATTGGTGGAACGGTCCCAGATATTTCTCGTATTGGTTATGGTGTTTCAAAAGCAGGCGTTAACAATATAACTCAACAAATCGCTATGCAGTATGCGCGCTATAATATAAGATGTAATGCGGTATTACCAGGTTTAACAGCAACCGATGCAGCTCTTGATAATATGCCAGAACAATTTATTAAGTCTTTCTTATCGCATGTTCCTTTAAATCGCATGGGAACACCTGAAGACATGGCGAATGCGGTTCTATTTTTCGCTAGCGATGATTCTTCTTATGTAACGGGGGATATTATGGAGGTATCAGGTGGTTATCATTTAGGAACACCACAATATGCTGATTTTGTTGGTCGTAAAGTAGTTGAGGAAAAGTAA
- a CDS encoding L-serine ammonia-lyase, whose translation MESLRELYKVGNGPSSSHTMGPARAAKVFMGRYPEASSYEAVLYGSLAATGEGHLTDYIIIKTMDPKPVKITWRPEDFRPFHPNAMQFIAYNEAGEALGDWTVYSVGGGSIIEEGQGRNEVVAAYPDSTMADILKVCEEKNWTLADYVYEHESDIKPYLVEILTVMRETLENGLKAEGNLPGKLNYPRRAKQFHEHAKSMPEDLSVLIYAYALAVSEQNASGDVVVTAPTCGASGVIPGTLFALQQFEGYSDDQLVDALAVAGLIGNLIKTNASISGAEVGCQGEVGSACSMAAAAVAYLKGASNLHCEYAAEIGLEHHLGMTCDPVFGYVQVPCIERNAVAAKRAYDAAKYAMLTDGYHTITLDQVMQTMKETGHDLMAKYRETAQGGLAKHFAEC comes from the coding sequence ATGGAAAGTTTACGTGAATTATATAAAGTGGGAAATGGACCATCGAGTTCTCATACAATGGGTCCAGCACGTGCAGCAAAAGTTTTTATGGGACGTTATCCAGAGGCTTCATCTTATGAGGCAGTTTTATATGGAAGTTTAGCGGCAACAGGTGAAGGGCACCTAACTGACTATATCATTATTAAAACTATGGATCCAAAGCCTGTTAAAATTACATGGCGTCCAGAAGACTTCCGTCCATTCCACCCAAATGCCATGCAATTTATTGCGTATAACGAGGCAGGTGAGGCATTAGGAGATTGGACTGTTTATTCTGTTGGAGGAGGATCAATTATTGAGGAAGGACAAGGGCGCAATGAAGTAGTAGCGGCTTATCCAGATTCAACAATGGCTGATATTTTAAAAGTGTGTGAAGAGAAAAATTGGACATTAGCAGACTATGTCTATGAGCATGAATCGGATATTAAACCTTATTTAGTTGAGATTTTAACGGTGATGCGTGAAACGTTAGAGAATGGTTTAAAGGCTGAGGGAAATTTACCTGGAAAACTAAATTATCCACGTCGTGCTAAACAGTTTCATGAGCATGCTAAATCAATGCCAGAAGATTTATCAGTTTTAATTTATGCTTATGCTTTAGCCGTGTCTGAACAAAATGCGAGTGGAGATGTTGTTGTAACGGCTCCAACTTGTGGAGCATCTGGTGTCATTCCGGGAACCTTATTTGCGCTTCAACAATTTGAAGGATATAGTGATGATCAATTAGTTGATGCATTAGCAGTAGCAGGATTAATTGGAAACTTAATTAAAACAAATGCTTCAATTTCAGGAGCAGAGGTTGGATGCCAAGGTGAGGTAGGTTCTGCTTGTTCAATGGCAGCAGCAGCTGTTGCTTATTTAAAAGGGGCTTCAAACTTACATTGTGAGTATGCAGCAGAAATTGGACTTGAACATCATTTAGGAATGACATGTGATCCTGTCTTTGGTTATGTTCAGGTTCCTTGTATTGAGCGTAATGCGGTTGCGGCTAAACGTGCCTATGATGCAGCTAAATATGCCATGTTAACAGATGGATATCATACAATTACACTTGATCAAGTGATGCAAACGATGAAAGAGACAGGTCACGACTTAATGGCGAAGTATCGTGAAACAGCACAAGGTGGTCTTGCAAAACATTTTGCAGAATGCTAA
- the uvrB gene encoding excinuclease ABC subunit UvrB — protein MPNNKFEIVSKYSPSGDQPKAIKQLVENIEHGVKEQVLLGATGTGKTFTIANVVQAVNKPTLVLAHNKTLAGQLYSELKEFFPNNAVEYFVSYYDYYQPEAYVPSSDTFIEKDAKTNDEIDKLRHSATAALLERNDVIVVASVSCIYGIGDPEEYKSMMVSIRVGMEMERNDLLKELVRIQYQRNDIDFHRGTFRVRGDIVEILPIATEKNAIRIEFFGEEVDRIREIDTLTGEVLSERKHVVIFPASHFVTGEERMKIALKNIEEELEQQIEYFKSEEKLIEAQRIEQRTRYDLEMMAEMGFCSGVENYSGPLSLRERGATPYCLLDFFPDDWLLVADESHVTLPQVRGMYNGDRARKETLVNHGFRLPSALDNRPLQFNEFEEKIHQAIYVSATPGDYELARTDKVVEQIIRPTGLLDPIIELHPSRGQIDHLVGEIYKRIEKNERVLVTTLTIKMSEELTNYLKELGIKVAYLHSEIKTLERIEIIRDLRVGTYDVLVGINLLREGLDIPEVSLVAILDADKEGFLRSDRSLIQTIGRAARNADGRVILYADKMTGSMQRAIEETSRRREIQENFNEEHGIIPMTIRKDVRDVIRATEVVEKEAKYDKKMSRKDKEKLMAKLEKEMKEAAKALDFETAATLRDAMLELKIELGL, from the coding sequence ATGCCAAATAATAAGTTTGAAATTGTTTCAAAATACTCTCCATCAGGTGATCAACCAAAGGCAATTAAGCAACTAGTTGAGAATATTGAGCATGGAGTTAAAGAACAAGTTTTGCTTGGAGCAACTGGAACGGGTAAGACATTTACGATTGCAAATGTTGTTCAAGCTGTTAATAAGCCAACTTTAGTACTGGCGCATAATAAAACATTGGCTGGTCAGCTGTATAGTGAGTTAAAAGAATTTTTCCCAAATAATGCGGTTGAGTATTTTGTTAGTTATTATGATTACTATCAACCAGAAGCCTACGTTCCATCTTCAGATACATTTATTGAAAAAGATGCGAAGACAAATGATGAAATTGATAAATTACGTCACTCGGCAACTGCTGCCTTATTAGAACGAAATGATGTAATTGTAGTTGCTTCAGTTTCGTGTATTTATGGGATTGGAGATCCTGAAGAATATAAGAGTATGATGGTTTCGATTCGTGTCGGAATGGAAATGGAACGTAATGATTTATTAAAAGAGCTTGTTCGTATTCAGTATCAGCGTAATGATATTGATTTCCACCGTGGGACGTTTAGAGTTCGAGGTGATATCGTAGAAATTTTACCGATTGCAACAGAGAAGAATGCGATTCGTATTGAGTTCTTTGGAGAAGAAGTTGATCGTATTCGTGAAATTGATACGTTGACGGGTGAAGTGTTAAGTGAACGTAAACATGTTGTCATTTTCCCAGCTTCTCACTTCGTAACAGGTGAAGAGCGTATGAAAATCGCTCTTAAGAATATTGAAGAAGAATTAGAGCAACAAATTGAATATTTTAAGTCGGAAGAAAAGTTAATTGAAGCGCAACGAATTGAGCAACGTACGCGTTACGATTTAGAGATGATGGCTGAGATGGGATTCTGCTCTGGAGTCGAGAATTATTCTGGTCCATTATCACTTCGTGAACGTGGAGCAACTCCGTATTGCTTACTTGATTTCTTCCCAGATGATTGGTTGTTAGTAGCGGATGAATCACATGTGACGCTACCTCAGGTCAGAGGAATGTACAATGGTGACCGTGCGCGTAAAGAGACACTTGTGAATCACGGATTTAGATTACCTTCAGCTCTTGATAACCGCCCGTTACAATTTAATGAATTTGAAGAAAAAATTCATCAGGCGATTTATGTTTCTGCAACACCAGGTGATTATGAGTTAGCCCGTACAGATAAAGTGGTTGAGCAAATTATTCGTCCAACTGGATTACTTGATCCAATTATTGAGCTTCATCCAAGTCGTGGACAAATTGATCATTTAGTGGGTGAAATCTATAAACGTATTGAAAAAAATGAGCGTGTTTTAGTGACAACATTAACGATTAAAATGTCAGAAGAGTTAACGAATTATTTAAAAGAACTTGGAATTAAAGTCGCTTATTTACATTCTGAAATTAAGACGCTTGAGCGTATTGAGATTATTCGTGATTTACGTGTTGGAACTTATGATGTTTTAGTCGGAATCAACTTACTTCGTGAAGGACTTGATATTCCAGAGGTATCCTTAGTCGCTATTTTAGATGCAGATAAAGAAGGATTCTTACGTAGTGATCGCTCATTAATCCAAACGATTGGACGTGCTGCGCGTAATGCAGATGGTCGTGTTATTTTATATGCAGATAAGATGACCGGTTCAATGCAACGTGCGATTGAAGAAACCAGTCGTCGTCGTGAAATTCAAGAGAATTTCAATGAAGAACACGGCATTATTCCAATGACAATTCGTAAAGATGTTCGAGATGTGATTCGAGCGACTGAGGTTGTTGAGAAAGAAGCTAAATATGATAAGAAAATGTCGCGTAAAGATAAAGAAAAACTGATGGCTAAATTAGAAAAAGAAATGAAGGAAGCTGCTAAAGCACTTGATTTTGAAACAGCTGCAACGTTACGTGATGCAATGCTTGAATTAAAAATTGAATTAGGCTTATAA
- the rlmD gene encoding 23S rRNA (uracil(1939)-C(5))-methyltransferase RlmD, whose product MSKKSVPVVKNEYYDVKIESLTHDGLGVAKIDGFPIFVTNALVGEEVNMKVTLVKKTYAIGRAVDLFVESPDRVTPPCKIYKQCGGCQVQHLNYPGQLQMKYDTVVNQFKRIGHIEDANILPTIGMEEPWRYRNKTQVPFGLANGDVVAGFYQKRSHEIIDMRHCLIQTEISDEIIHEMRGICRDLKLSPYNEESNTGILRHVIVRTGFKTDEIMVILVTRKEKIINMDRIVSRLLEKFPQIKVIAQNINPNVTNAILGEKTNIIYGEGYIYDEMNGIRFAISPRSFYQVNPVQTETLYSKAVEFAGLTGEEIVFDAYCGIGTITLFLAQHAKKVYGVEIIPEAIADANMNAKLNGFENTEFAVGKSEEVIPAWIEQGIVPDVIVVDPPRKGCDKTLLDTMLEAAPKRIVYVSCDSSTLARDVKILVDGGYQLEVAQPVDMFPQTSHVEVVALLTRKNV is encoded by the coding sequence ATGTCGAAAAAAAGTGTACCAGTAGTAAAAAATGAATATTATGATGTAAAAATTGAAAGTTTAACACATGACGGTTTAGGTGTTGCTAAAATTGATGGTTTCCCTATTTTCGTGACAAATGCACTAGTAGGCGAAGAAGTTAATATGAAAGTAACATTAGTTAAAAAAACGTATGCCATTGGACGTGCAGTTGATTTATTTGTCGAGAGTCCTGACCGTGTGACGCCGCCATGTAAAATTTATAAACAATGTGGTGGATGTCAAGTTCAGCATCTAAATTATCCAGGACAACTTCAAATGAAATATGATACAGTTGTAAATCAGTTCAAACGCATTGGTCATATTGAAGATGCGAATATTTTACCGACCATCGGAATGGAGGAACCTTGGCGTTATCGTAATAAAACGCAGGTGCCATTTGGTTTAGCTAATGGTGATGTAGTGGCTGGGTTCTATCAAAAACGAAGCCATGAGATTATTGATATGCGTCATTGTTTAATTCAAACTGAAATTTCAGATGAAATTATTCATGAGATGCGTGGAATTTGTCGTGATTTAAAACTAAGTCCGTATAATGAGGAGTCGAATACTGGTATTTTACGCCATGTCATCGTGCGCACAGGATTTAAGACGGATGAGATTATGGTTATTTTAGTGACACGTAAAGAGAAAATCATTAATATGGATCGTATTGTGTCACGCTTATTAGAAAAATTCCCTCAGATTAAAGTTATTGCTCAAAATATTAATCCAAACGTAACAAATGCTATTTTAGGTGAGAAAACAAACATCATTTACGGTGAAGGATATATTTATGATGAAATGAACGGAATTCGTTTCGCCATTTCACCACGTTCATTCTATCAAGTTAACCCTGTTCAAACCGAAACACTTTACTCTAAAGCCGTTGAATTTGCAGGACTAACAGGAGAAGAAATCGTATTCGATGCTTACTGTGGAATCGGAACGATTACATTATTCTTAGCACAACATGCCAAAAAAGTTTACGGGGTTGAAATCATTCCTGAAGCCATTGCCGATGCAAACATGAATGCTAAATTAAATGGATTCGAAAATACAGAATTTGCAGTAGGAAAATCAGAAGAAGTTATTCCAGCTTGGATCGAACAAGGAATCGTTCCAGACGTCATCGTCGTCGATCCACCACGTAAAGGATGCGATAAAACATTACTAGACACAATGCTAGAAGCAGCACCAAAACGCATCGTCTACGTGTCATGCGATTCATCAACACTAGCTCGCGACGTTAAAATTCTAGTAGACGGTGGATACCAACTAGAAGTCGCACAACCTGTAGATATGTTCCCTCAGACAAGTCACGTAGAAGTAGTGGCTCTGCTTACACGTAAAAACGTGTAA